One Caulobacter segnis genomic window carries:
- a CDS encoding TonB-dependent receptor, translating into MSLAFVALAGVLSLGASDDAVATAESNDAVSAVVVFGRAEKRIGTAATASEGAVAGADLSVRPILRTAELIEAVPGMIATQHSGSGKANQYFLRGFNLDHGTDFGLYVDDTPLNFRTHGHGQGYLDVNGLIPELIKRIDYRKGPYRADTGDFTLVGTGQVTTVDRFEAPFVAVEAGSYDWRRVAAGGTLDVAGGDLLLAGEAKTYDGPWALPEKFRPVSLFGKFSKDTPIGKLRVSLSSYRATWNPTEQIPERVIGTLVPDAYGALDTSLHGRTNRQILTVRLDGPEWRATAYAQRYDWAMISNFTFFLDDPVYGDELEQSEKLATYGGRVERTVRAGDRLKLVVGAEGRFDDISQVGLYHTVAGRRISTTSSFGVKEASAAAYAEATWKPVERLSILAGARADAYDFKARALGGGAWDGHETDSLLSPKLGVSFEAARNLALYANWGRGFHSNDTRGVTAPTDPAPGLVVGTGKELGARFERGGLVLTADYWWMNVDSELIYVGDAGSVEPSAASRRRGYEITAFWRTLPWLALDGVWTASHARFQDSPGAEYVPGALESAGELGASAIFDKWNAAARVRHMGRHPMTEDNSIRSEPTTIVNLRAAWTPGRYEVFGELLNALNSKKKDIEYYYESYLPAIDLAGPVEDIHSRAVEPRMVRAGVRVSF; encoded by the coding sequence ATGTCCCTGGCTTTCGTCGCCCTCGCCGGCGTCCTGTCCCTCGGCGCGTCGGACGACGCCGTCGCCACCGCCGAGTCCAACGACGCCGTCAGCGCGGTGGTCGTCTTCGGTCGCGCGGAGAAGCGTATCGGTACGGCGGCCACGGCCAGCGAGGGCGCGGTGGCGGGGGCGGATCTGTCGGTGCGCCCGATCCTGCGGACGGCCGAACTGATCGAGGCGGTGCCTGGCATGATCGCCACCCAGCACTCGGGCAGCGGCAAGGCCAACCAGTATTTCTTGCGGGGCTTCAACCTGGACCACGGGACCGACTTCGGCCTGTACGTCGACGACACGCCGCTGAATTTCCGGACCCATGGCCACGGCCAAGGCTATCTGGACGTCAACGGCCTGATCCCCGAGCTGATCAAGCGCATCGACTACCGCAAGGGCCCGTACCGCGCCGACACTGGCGACTTCACCCTGGTGGGCACGGGGCAGGTGACCACGGTCGACCGCTTCGAGGCGCCGTTCGTCGCGGTCGAGGCCGGCTCCTACGACTGGCGGCGCGTGGCGGCCGGCGGGACGCTGGACGTCGCCGGCGGCGACCTGCTGCTGGCCGGGGAGGCCAAGACCTATGATGGTCCCTGGGCGCTGCCCGAGAAGTTCCGGCCGGTGTCGCTGTTCGGCAAGTTCAGCAAGGACACTCCGATCGGCAAGCTGCGGGTCAGCCTGTCCAGCTATCGCGCGACCTGGAATCCGACCGAGCAGATCCCCGAGCGTGTCATCGGCACGTTGGTCCCCGACGCCTATGGCGCGCTGGACACCAGCCTGCACGGCCGCACCAACCGCCAGATCCTGACCGTCCGCTTGGACGGCCCCGAGTGGCGGGCGACCGCCTACGCCCAGCGCTACGACTGGGCGATGATCTCGAACTTCACCTTCTTCCTCGACGATCCGGTCTACGGCGACGAGTTGGAGCAGTCCGAAAAGCTGGCCACCTATGGCGGCCGGGTGGAGCGCACCGTGCGGGCCGGCGACCGGCTGAAGCTGGTGGTCGGCGCCGAGGGCCGTTTCGACGACATCAGCCAGGTCGGCCTTTATCATACCGTGGCGGGCCGCCGGATCTCGACGACCTCGAGCTTCGGGGTCAAGGAAGCCTCGGCCGCCGCCTATGCGGAGGCGACCTGGAAGCCCGTCGAGCGCCTGTCGATCCTGGCCGGCGCGCGGGCGGACGCCTATGACTTCAAGGCCCGCGCCCTGGGTGGCGGAGCCTGGGACGGGCACGAGACCGACAGCCTCCTTTCGCCCAAGCTGGGGGTGTCGTTCGAGGCGGCCAGGAACCTGGCGCTCTACGCCAATTGGGGGCGCGGCTTTCACTCCAACGACACGCGCGGCGTCACCGCGCCGACCGATCCGGCCCCGGGTCTGGTGGTCGGAACGGGCAAGGAGCTGGGCGCACGCTTCGAGCGCGGCGGCCTGGTTTTGACCGCCGACTACTGGTGGATGAACGTCGACAGCGAGCTGATCTATGTCGGCGACGCCGGCTCGGTGGAGCCCTCGGCCGCCAGCCGCCGGCGTGGTTACGAGATCACGGCCTTCTGGCGGACGCTGCCCTGGCTGGCCCTGGATGGCGTCTGGACGGCCAGCCACGCGCGCTTCCAGGACAGCCCCGGCGCCGAGTACGTGCCGGGCGCGCTGGAAAGCGCCGGCGAGCTGGGCGCCAGCGCCATCTTCGACAAGTGGAACGCGGCCGCGCGGGTGCGCCACATGGGCCGTCACCCAATGACCGAGGACAACAGCATCCGCTCCGAGCCGACGACCATCGTCAACCTGCGCGCGGCCTGGACGCCCGGCCGCTACGAGGTGTTCGGCGAGCTGCTCAACGCCCTGAACTCGAAGAAGAAGGACATCGAATACTACTACGAGTCCTACCTGCCGGCGATCGACCTGGCCGGACCGGTCGAGGACATTCACAGCCGCGCCGTCGAGCCGCGCATGGTCCGGGCGGGGGTGCGTGTCAGCTTCTAG
- a CDS encoding TonB-dependent receptor plug domain-containing protein, which yields MKNKNYLRANLLAAAAISSVLAPLAAHAAEPAVADAASEVDQLIVTGSRVKRTVESSPAPIDVLSSVALDKTSKGNLLESLNTLLPSFNLPNVATPNVGSMIRAGQLRGLNPSHTLVLVNGKRRHGTAFLGAGGFAASAPADLSLIPGGAISRIEVLRDGASAIYGSDAIAGVINIITDHSDQGGSVSARVGEYFEGDGLTKVFKADAGFKLGSRGGYLHIAGEVDDQKIVIRNSPIPSSFLFYFPLNSAGQEILPSGSLSSSPTLPAGATPNPKEATRDNNAWINQGAAPYRLEALTLDIGAPVSAKAQAYGVVTYARRTSTAPQNFRHPSRDEVVRALYPNGFTPVEGIKEVDYEATGGLRGDDLAGWDWDLSSTYGRDIVDVYVFNSVNPTYGAASQRDFHVGQHDYSAWTTNLDIKRHFDWVVPVDLSFGAEHRRETFELSRGDVQSYTHGGAKILDGPNAGKTLGNSLGGSQALPGYRPEDEVDLSRKSNAVYAGAAFNLTPAWLVDVAGRYEDYSDFGSTRTGRITTRYDFAKGLAVRGTISNGFNAPALAAQAYKNTGNQNTFVNHVLQVNLPEAIALGAKPLKPETSTSYSLGVVSSPLSWLNLAVDVYQIDVKDRIAQSTTIRQDSFPAYAAQIKALVAAAGFDANDGVSYFINAADSRTKGIEATVDAVTHTDDFGTFRWSLAVNCNNAKVTDIAPTPSVLAAFKIPVFSAAAQTNIRYQAPLGKEILGVNWTYKRLTVNVRETHYGKLKRNITVTTPATTGPWAGVVGEIPYDVGKVWLTDLDIGYDVTDAVNVSLSVNNLFDKKPPKVPTPGLAAYQTYSYTNNGPVGVAGGFYAASIRYKW from the coding sequence ATGAAAAACAAAAATTATCTTCGCGCTAACCTTCTAGCTGCCGCCGCCATCTCGAGCGTTCTGGCCCCGCTGGCCGCCCACGCCGCCGAGCCCGCCGTTGCAGACGCCGCCAGCGAGGTCGACCAACTGATCGTGACCGGCAGCCGCGTGAAGCGCACCGTCGAGTCCAGCCCCGCCCCGATCGACGTGCTCTCCAGCGTCGCCCTGGACAAGACCAGCAAGGGCAACCTGCTGGAGTCGCTGAACACGCTCCTTCCCTCCTTCAACTTGCCGAACGTGGCGACGCCCAACGTCGGCAGCATGATCCGCGCCGGCCAGCTGCGCGGCCTCAACCCCAGCCACACCCTGGTGCTTGTCAACGGCAAGCGCCGTCACGGCACGGCCTTCCTCGGCGCTGGCGGCTTCGCGGCCTCGGCCCCGGCCGACCTGTCGCTGATCCCGGGCGGGGCCATCTCGCGCATCGAGGTGCTGCGCGACGGCGCCTCGGCCATCTATGGCTCGGACGCCATCGCCGGCGTCATCAACATCATCACCGACCACAGCGACCAGGGCGGCTCGGTCTCGGCCCGCGTCGGCGAGTACTTCGAAGGCGACGGCCTGACCAAGGTCTTCAAGGCCGACGCCGGCTTCAAGCTGGGCTCCAGGGGCGGCTACCTGCACATCGCCGGCGAGGTCGACGACCAGAAGATCGTCATCCGCAACAGCCCGATCCCGTCGAGCTTCCTGTTCTATTTCCCGCTAAACAGCGCGGGCCAGGAGATCCTGCCCTCGGGCAGCCTGTCCAGCAGCCCCACCCTGCCGGCGGGCGCGACGCCCAACCCGAAGGAAGCGACGCGCGACAACAACGCCTGGATCAACCAGGGCGCCGCGCCCTACCGGCTGGAAGCCCTGACCCTGGACATCGGCGCGCCGGTCAGCGCCAAGGCGCAGGCCTACGGCGTCGTCACCTACGCCCGCCGCACCTCGACCGCGCCGCAGAACTTCCGCCATCCGTCGCGCGACGAGGTGGTCCGCGCCCTCTATCCCAACGGCTTCACGCCGGTCGAGGGGATCAAGGAAGTCGACTACGAGGCCACCGGCGGCCTGCGTGGCGACGACCTGGCCGGCTGGGACTGGGACCTGTCGTCGACCTACGGCCGCGACATCGTCGACGTCTACGTCTTCAACTCGGTCAACCCGACCTATGGCGCGGCCAGCCAGCGCGACTTCCACGTCGGCCAGCACGACTACAGCGCCTGGACGACCAACCTGGACATCAAGCGCCACTTCGATTGGGTCGTGCCCGTGGACCTGTCGTTCGGCGCCGAGCATCGCCGCGAGACGTTCGAGCTGTCGCGCGGCGACGTGCAGTCCTACACCCACGGCGGGGCCAAGATCCTGGACGGCCCGAACGCGGGCAAGACGCTGGGCAATTCGCTGGGTGGCTCGCAGGCCCTGCCCGGCTACCGCCCGGAGGACGAGGTCGACCTCAGCCGCAAGAGCAACGCCGTCTACGCCGGCGCGGCCTTCAACCTGACCCCGGCCTGGCTGGTCGATGTCGCCGGACGCTACGAGGACTATTCCGACTTCGGCAGCACTCGCACCGGCCGGATCACCACCCGCTACGACTTCGCCAAGGGCCTGGCCGTGCGCGGCACGATCAGCAACGGCTTCAACGCCCCGGCCCTGGCGGCCCAGGCCTACAAGAACACTGGCAACCAGAACACCTTCGTCAACCACGTGCTGCAGGTGAACTTGCCCGAGGCCATCGCCCTGGGCGCCAAGCCGCTGAAGCCCGAGACCTCGACCAGCTACAGCCTGGGCGTGGTGTCCTCGCCGCTCTCGTGGCTGAACCTGGCCGTCGACGTCTACCAGATCGACGTCAAGGACCGGATCGCCCAGTCGACGACGATCCGCCAGGACAGCTTCCCGGCCTACGCTGCACAGATCAAGGCGCTGGTCGCCGCCGCCGGCTTCGACGCCAACGATGGCGTCAGCTACTTCATCAACGCCGCCGACTCCCGCACCAAGGGCATCGAGGCGACGGTCGACGCGGTCACCCACACCGACGACTTCGGAACCTTCCGCTGGTCGCTGGCCGTCAACTGCAACAACGCCAAAGTCACCGACATCGCCCCGACCCCGTCGGTGCTGGCGGCCTTCAAGATCCCGGTGTTCAGCGCCGCGGCCCAGACCAACATCCGCTACCAAGCCCCGCTGGGTAAGGAGATCCTGGGCGTCAACTGGACCTACAAGCGCCTTACGGTGAACGTTCGCGAGACCCACTACGGCAAGCTCAAGCGCAACATCACCGTGACCACCCCGGCGACCACCGGCCCGTGGGCCGGCGTCGTGGGCGAGATCCCCTACGACGTGGGCAAGGTGTGGCTGACGGACCTGGACATCGGCTACGATGTCACCGACGCGGTCAATGTGTCGCTCAGCGTCAACAACCTGTTCGACAAGAAGCCGCCCAAGGTTCCGACGCCAGGCCTGGCGGCCTACCAGACCTATTCCTACACCAACAACGGCCCCGTCGGCGTCGCCGGCGGCTTCTATGCCGCGAGCATCCGCTACAAGTGGTGA
- a CDS encoding LysR substrate-binding domain-containing protein gives MTLTQLRYLVAILEAGLNISLAADRVNATQPGLSKQLKLLEEELGFQIFVRKGKSLDRLSPVGEEVVESARQILAEVGNIRALADNHRREASGELRLLTTQTQAQFVLPSALKGLRERYPDVNVHLSLTQDRAMRRLDQGEHDLAIVSAADDLAPAEFALPLYRWRRVGLAPSGHALTRLGRPVTLADLAEHPLIAYGADQDSSLVKAFEAEGVSPQFAYATQDSEVIKTYVRSGLGVGIVAEMALAGAPSDLVTIDIDGLFPACTTWAVLRRDRVLRDYVVDFLTLLAPHLRARDLQRLVRSGYRPAQSLAPTWRMLRERPTPSLVQSPIRRVLVGC, from the coding sequence ATGACCTTGACGCAACTTCGCTATCTGGTGGCCATCCTCGAGGCGGGGCTGAACATCTCGCTGGCGGCCGACCGCGTGAACGCCACCCAGCCGGGCCTGTCCAAGCAGCTGAAGCTGCTGGAGGAGGAGCTCGGCTTCCAGATCTTCGTGCGCAAGGGCAAGAGCCTGGACCGCCTTTCGCCGGTCGGCGAGGAGGTGGTCGAGAGCGCGCGGCAGATCCTGGCCGAGGTCGGCAACATCCGCGCCCTGGCCGACAATCACCGCCGCGAGGCCAGCGGCGAGCTGCGTCTGCTGACCACCCAGACCCAGGCCCAGTTCGTGCTGCCGTCGGCCCTGAAGGGCTTGCGCGAGCGCTATCCGGACGTGAACGTCCATCTCAGCCTGACCCAGGACCGAGCCATGCGCCGCCTGGACCAGGGCGAGCACGACCTGGCCATCGTCAGCGCCGCCGACGACCTGGCCCCGGCCGAGTTCGCCCTGCCGCTGTACCGCTGGCGGCGCGTGGGCCTGGCGCCGTCGGGCCACGCCCTGACGCGCCTGGGACGGCCGGTCACCCTGGCCGACCTGGCCGAGCATCCGCTGATCGCCTACGGCGCGGACCAGGATTCCAGTCTGGTGAAGGCGTTCGAGGCCGAAGGTGTGTCGCCGCAGTTCGCCTACGCCACCCAGGACTCTGAGGTGATCAAGACCTATGTCCGCTCGGGCCTGGGCGTCGGCATCGTCGCCGAGATGGCGCTGGCGGGGGCGCCGAGCGACCTGGTCACGATCGACATCGACGGTCTGTTCCCGGCCTGCACCACCTGGGCGGTGCTGCGCCGCGACCGGGTGCTGCGCGACTATGTGGTGGACTTCCTGACCCTGCTGGCGCCGCACCTGCGGGCGCGTGACCTGCAGCGGCTGGTGCGCTCGGGCTACCGGCCCGCGCAGTCCCTGGCGCCGACCTGGCGGATGCTGCGCGAGCGGCCCACGCCGTCGCTGGTCCAGTCGCCGATCCGCCGCGTCCTGGTCGGCTGCTGA
- a CDS encoding DUF6152 family protein — protein sequence MKVRIGLGIAGAIALALAVPAQAHHSFSAMFDSAKPVRLVGKLTKIEWTNPHSYFYVEVKNGRGELVNWACEGAGPGALSRRGFKKGDIKLGDTLIVDGYLAKSGAKIVDARRVTLPDGRVVNGGTPGDGGPGDPTAAPAGKAG from the coding sequence ATGAAGGTTCGTATCGGTTTGGGGATCGCGGGGGCGATCGCTTTGGCCCTGGCGGTTCCGGCTCAGGCCCACCACTCTTTCTCGGCGATGTTCGACTCCGCCAAGCCCGTGCGCCTGGTCGGCAAGCTGACCAAGATCGAGTGGACCAACCCGCACTCGTACTTCTACGTCGAAGTGAAGAACGGCCGCGGCGAACTGGTCAACTGGGCCTGCGAGGGCGCGGGTCCCGGGGCCCTGTCGCGTCGCGGCTTCAAGAAGGGCGACATCAAGCTGGGCGACACCCTGATCGTCGACGGCTACCTGGCCAAGAGCGGCGCCAAGATCGTCGACGCCCGCCGCGTGACCCTGCCGGACGGCCGGGTGGTCAACGGCGGCACGCCGGGCGACGGCGGCCCGGGCGACCCGACCGCCGCCCCCGCGGGCAAGGCCGGTTGA
- a CDS encoding DUF6644 family protein, translated as MSILSNAIHALYESPLPTALRESEYAFPVIQTIHVLGVAAMAGTIALVDLNVLGVVLRRQRPARTVADVLPITWVGFALAVLSGAALFAAQSEKIWGNTFLQLKFVLLLIAGLNVIVFHTTTRKTIEGWSETVAPPISARASAAASLLLWALVIAAGRYIAYY; from the coding sequence ATGTCCATTCTTTCGAACGCGATCCACGCGCTCTACGAGTCGCCGCTGCCGACCGCTCTGCGCGAGTCCGAGTACGCCTTCCCGGTGATCCAGACGATCCACGTCCTGGGCGTGGCGGCCATGGCCGGCACCATCGCCTTGGTTGACCTGAACGTGCTGGGCGTCGTGCTGCGCCGCCAGCGGCCCGCGCGCACCGTCGCCGACGTGCTGCCGATCACCTGGGTCGGCTTCGCCCTGGCCGTGCTCAGCGGCGCGGCCCTGTTCGCCGCCCAGTCCGAGAAGATCTGGGGCAACACCTTCCTGCAGCTGAAGTTCGTGCTGCTGCTGATCGCCGGCCTGAACGTGATCGTGTTCCACACGACCACCCGCAAGACCATCGAGGGCTGGAGCGAGACCGTTGCGCCGCCGATCAGCGCCAGGGCCTCGGCGGCCGCGTCGCTGCTGCTGTGGGCCCTGGTCATCGCGGCCGGCCGCTACATCGCCTACTACTGA
- a CDS encoding DUF6644 family protein, with protein sequence MSLEPLFVWLGQTPPGVFLAKSTAAFAATETLHLISLAVLAGTVLIVDLASLRVVFRQAAPAEVARSLNPVLLSALGAIVVSGVLLVAAGPLKYYTNAIFPVKLAALAAAIAVQVGVYWALGRDRQALAKSLAAASLALWFSVIVLGRWLGLI encoded by the coding sequence ATGTCCCTGGAACCCCTGTTCGTCTGGCTGGGCCAGACCCCGCCCGGCGTCTTCCTGGCCAAGTCCACCGCCGCCTTCGCCGCGACCGAGACCCTGCATCTGATCTCGCTGGCCGTGCTGGCGGGGACGGTGCTGATCGTCGACCTGGCCAGCCTGCGGGTCGTCTTCCGCCAGGCCGCGCCGGCCGAGGTGGCCAGGAGCCTCAATCCGGTGTTGCTGTCGGCTCTGGGCGCGATCGTGGTCTCCGGCGTGCTGCTGGTCGCGGCCGGGCCTCTCAAGTACTATACGAACGCGATCTTTCCGGTGAAGCTGGCGGCCCTGGCGGCGGCCATCGCCGTGCAGGTCGGCGTCTACTGGGCGCTGGGACGCGACCGTCAAGCCCTGGCCAAGAGCCTGGCCGCGGCCTCGCTGGCGCTCTGGTTTTCGGTGATCGTCCTGGGACGATGGCTGGGTCTGATCTGA
- a CDS encoding dipeptidase: MSKSLFTTSALVALLCAAPALAQAPDALAVHKRALVLDSHADIPADFGQGAHDAANDGDTQVDLPKLERGQVDAAVLAVFTPQGPRTPEGYAKARAETDAKLAAIKAVAQRYPDRAQLALSAADVEAAAKAGRRALIVGFLNAYPFGPSLDPIDQYYAAGVRTFGFVHAGNNDYADSSRPSGQPKVEWNGLSPLGKAAVPKLNRLGVIIDVSQLTPDGVSQVLALSKAPVIASHSGVKGVIDAPRNLSDAELDAIKAKDGVVQIVAFSSYLVKPGPDYVAAVAAVRQRYGLPAAFVRAADGTETLPEDKRKPYHDESVALYPKASVKDLVDSIDYAVKRIGVDHVGIASDFNHGGGVVGWSNEGEAANVTAELVRRGYSEADIDKLWGGNFLRVFRQVETVGAALRKHPAAAE, from the coding sequence ATGTCCAAGTCCCTTTTCACCACGTCAGCGCTGGTCGCGCTGCTCTGCGCCGCGCCCGCCCTGGCCCAGGCGCCCGACGCCCTGGCCGTCCACAAGCGCGCCCTGGTGCTCGACAGCCACGCCGACATCCCCGCCGACTTCGGCCAGGGCGCACACGACGCGGCCAATGACGGCGACACCCAGGTCGACCTGCCCAAGCTGGAGCGCGGCCAGGTCGACGCCGCGGTGCTGGCGGTGTTCACCCCGCAGGGCCCGCGTACGCCCGAGGGTTACGCCAAGGCCCGCGCCGAGACCGACGCCAAGCTGGCGGCGATCAAGGCCGTCGCCCAGCGCTATCCGGATCGCGCCCAGCTGGCTCTCAGCGCCGCTGACGTCGAGGCCGCCGCCAAGGCCGGCCGCCGCGCCCTGATCGTCGGCTTTCTGAACGCCTATCCGTTCGGCCCGTCGCTGGATCCGATCGACCAGTACTACGCCGCCGGAGTGCGGACCTTCGGCTTCGTCCACGCCGGCAACAACGACTACGCCGACAGCTCGCGCCCCAGCGGCCAGCCCAAGGTCGAGTGGAACGGTCTGTCGCCGCTGGGCAAGGCCGCCGTGCCCAAGCTGAACCGCCTGGGCGTGATCATCGACGTCTCGCAGCTGACGCCCGATGGCGTCTCCCAGGTGCTGGCCCTGAGCAAGGCCCCGGTGATCGCCAGCCACTCGGGCGTAAAGGGCGTGATCGACGCGCCGCGCAATCTGTCCGACGCCGAGTTGGACGCCATCAAGGCCAAGGATGGCGTGGTGCAGATCGTCGCCTTCTCGTCCTACCTGGTGAAGCCGGGTCCGGACTATGTCGCGGCCGTCGCGGCGGTGCGCCAGCGCTATGGCCTGCCCGCCGCCTTCGTCCGCGCGGCCGACGGGACCGAGACCCTGCCGGAAGACAAGCGCAAGCCGTATCACGACGAGAGCGTGGCCCTGTATCCCAAGGCCTCGGTGAAGGACCTCGTCGACTCGATCGACTACGCGGTCAAGCGGATCGGCGTCGACCATGTCGGCATCGCCTCGGACTTCAACCACGGCGGCGGCGTCGTCGGCTGGAGCAACGAGGGCGAGGCGGCCAACGTCACCGCCGAACTGGTCAGGCGCGGCTACAGCGAAGCCGACATCGACAAGCTGTGGGGCGGCAACTTCCTGCGGGTCTTCCGCCAGGTCGAGACGGTGGGCGCCGCGTTGCGCAAGCATCCGGCCGCCGCCGAATAG
- a CDS encoding MSMEG_1061 family FMN-dependent PPOX-type flavoprotein, with product MTAPNFIDDATGLRTIYAQPAKAVVDKALPRLDRHSRRFLELSPFFCIGSTRPDGMGDVSPRGGEAGFVQALGDTELAFPDRPGNNRLDTLSNIVREPGVGMVFFIPGVEEVLRLNGLARVTTREDLMARFTHEKKRPRSVVLVEIREVYFHCSKALRRSDLWNPDKRLPKGAFPTLGQIAKDQFSLPIPAKMIDFALEQDAKKNLY from the coding sequence ATGACCGCACCCAACTTCATCGATGACGCCACGGGGCTGCGGACGATCTATGCCCAGCCGGCCAAGGCGGTGGTGGACAAGGCCCTGCCCAGGCTGGACCGCCACAGCCGGCGCTTCCTGGAGCTGTCGCCGTTCTTCTGCATCGGCTCGACCCGCCCCGACGGCATGGGCGACGTCAGTCCCCGGGGTGGGGAGGCGGGCTTCGTCCAAGCCCTAGGCGATACGGAGCTGGCCTTCCCCGACCGGCCTGGCAACAACCGCCTCGACACGCTGAGCAACATCGTGCGCGAGCCGGGCGTGGGCATGGTGTTCTTCATCCCCGGCGTCGAGGAGGTGCTGCGGCTGAACGGCCTGGCGCGGGTGACGACGCGCGAGGACCTGATGGCCCGCTTCACGCACGAGAAGAAGCGGCCGCGCTCGGTGGTGCTGGTCGAGATCCGCGAGGTCTATTTCCACTGCTCGAAGGCGTTGCGCCGGTCCGACCTGTGGAACCCCGACAAGCGCCTGCCCAAGGGCGCGTTCCCGACCCTGGGCCAGATCGCCAAGGACCAGTTCTCGCTGCCGATTCCGGCCAAGATGATCGACTTCGCGCTGGAGCAGGACGCCAAGAAGAACCTGTACTGA
- a CDS encoding glycoside hydrolase: MTKPATPFAPSRRALLAAGVSWAALPALSRAEEPSVSITLRPDLSRASTVFEGWGTALAWFANVTGGWPDAERERLADLLYGAEGLAWTIARYNIGGGDRPGVEPYLRPGAAVPGFWRQPERTTGTDWWRPDQEAMWDWSADANQRWWLDAIKARVRAPILEAFSNSPPWFMTVSGKVSGAENGADDNLRPGQEGSFAAYLARVVDELQRRHRIAFRTLSPVNEPNTDYWRAANTQEGAHWSPERQGAMILAADAALKARGLSTVVSAPDETNSHLFLADWAAYPAKVRAAIGQLNVHSYGVVNQTGVRDAARAAGIRLWMSENDTPLDKDPEDFEGMASALALAEHIVLDLKRLEPSAWVFWQALETLSARDGKKGSNWGLIKVDFRAPPEGPHAIQVTRKYWVMAQFSRFIRPGYRLVPVDDLDTVGALSPDSRELVLVHVNGGLSPRRLAPPSGWTERMVVTDIRRRAEPLEGLVVPPRAVATLVLKR; this comes from the coding sequence ATGACCAAGCCCGCCACCCCCTTCGCGCCGTCACGACGCGCCCTTCTGGCCGCCGGCGTGAGTTGGGCGGCTCTCCCCGCCCTCTCGCGCGCCGAAGAGCCGAGTGTCTCGATCACCCTGCGTCCGGACCTGTCGCGCGCCTCGACGGTGTTCGAGGGCTGGGGCACGGCCCTGGCCTGGTTCGCCAACGTCACCGGCGGCTGGCCCGACGCCGAGCGCGAGCGTCTGGCCGACCTGCTCTATGGCGCCGAGGGCCTGGCCTGGACCATCGCCCGCTACAACATCGGCGGCGGCGACCGTCCCGGCGTCGAACCGTATCTGCGCCCCGGCGCGGCTGTCCCCGGCTTCTGGCGCCAGCCGGAGAGAACGACCGGAACCGATTGGTGGAGGCCCGATCAGGAGGCGATGTGGGACTGGTCGGCCGACGCCAATCAGCGCTGGTGGCTGGACGCCATCAAGGCCCGCGTGCGCGCCCCGATTCTGGAGGCGTTCTCCAACTCCCCGCCCTGGTTCATGACGGTCAGCGGCAAGGTCTCCGGGGCCGAGAACGGCGCGGACGATAACCTGCGTCCCGGTCAGGAAGGATCGTTCGCCGCCTATCTGGCCCGCGTCGTCGACGAGCTGCAACGCCGGCACCGGATCGCCTTCCGCACCCTGTCGCCGGTCAACGAGCCCAACACCGACTACTGGCGCGCGGCCAACACCCAGGAAGGCGCGCACTGGAGCCCCGAGCGCCAGGGCGCGATGATCCTGGCCGCCGACGCCGCCCTGAAGGCCCGGGGCCTGTCGACCGTGGTCAGCGCGCCGGACGAGACCAATTCCCACCTCTTCCTGGCCGACTGGGCCGCCTATCCGGCCAAGGTCCGCGCGGCGATCGGCCAGTTGAACGTCCACAGCTACGGCGTGGTCAACCAGACCGGGGTGCGCGACGCCGCCCGCGCGGCGGGGATCCGGCTGTGGATGTCCGAGAACGACACGCCGCTGGACAAGGATCCGGAGGACTTCGAGGGCATGGCGTCGGCCCTGGCCCTGGCCGAACACATCGTGCTGGACCTCAAGCGGCTGGAGCCTTCCGCCTGGGTGTTCTGGCAGGCGCTGGAGACCCTGAGCGCCCGCGACGGCAAGAAGGGCTCGAACTGGGGCCTGATCAAGGTCGACTTCCGCGCCCCGCCGGAGGGGCCCCACGCGATCCAAGTCACCCGCAAATACTGGGTGATGGCGCAGTTCAGCCGCTTCATCCGCCCAGGCTATCGGCTGGTCCCGGTCGATGATCTCGACACCGTCGGCGCCCTGTCGCCCGACAGCCGGGAGCTGGTGCTGGTCCACGTCAATGGCGGGCTGTCGCCGCGCCGCCTGGCGCCGCCGAGCGGATGGACGGAGCGGATGGTCGTCACCGACATCCGCCGGCGCGCCGAGCCGCTCGAGGGCCTGGTCGTCCCGCCCCGCGCGGTGGCGACCCTGGTCCTGAAGCGCTGA